The Bifidobacteriaceae bacterium genome contains a region encoding:
- a CDS encoding transposase, producing MQGFSRGVGGLFAVGEVAPGLVGPGTVYSFLAEHRLALFPEESFADLFPSGRGRPSTPGSVVAAMLLLQALEGLSDREAEERAGFDLRWKAALGLAVDEPAPDHTVLVYWRRRIAASADPDRVFRAVAQLVE from the coding sequence ATGCAGGGTTTTTCGCGGGGTGTCGGGGGTTTGTTCGCGGTGGGCGAGGTCGCGCCGGGCTTGGTTGGTCCCGGGACGGTGTACTCGTTCTTGGCCGAGCATCGGTTGGCGTTGTTCCCGGAGGAGTCGTTCGCTGATTTGTTCCCGTCGGGGCGGGGGCGTCCGTCGACTCCGGGCTCGGTGGTCGCGGCGATGTTGTTGTTGCAGGCGTTGGAGGGGTTGTCGGATCGGGAGGCTGAGGAGCGGGCCGGGTTCGACTTGCGGTGGAAGGCGGCGTTGGGGCTGGCGGTGGACGAGCCGGCCCCGGACCACACGGTTTTGGTGTATTGGCGGAGGAGGATCGCCGCGTCGGCGGATCCGGACCGGGTGTTCAGGGCGGTGGCGCAGCTGGTGGAGG